In Nocardia asteroides, the following proteins share a genomic window:
- the mtnC gene encoding acireductone synthase: MTRAVVLDIEGTTSPTDSVRNDLYGYTEQRLPGWLAENATGAAESVLTATRELAGEPDADTDRVAEILTGWLHSDVKAEPLKAAQGAICAQGFRSGALHGRFFADVVPALSAWHAAGLPLYVYSSGSERNQRDWFAFAEPGDLSALITDHFDLVSAGPKREPASYEHIAARIAVPAANILFLSDHPDELDAAVTAGWQVIGVHREGEPNPPRAPHRWVGSFAEIEVGASA; encoded by the coding sequence GTGACCCGCGCCGTCGTCCTCGACATCGAGGGCACCACCAGCCCCACCGACTCGGTCCGCAACGACCTGTACGGCTACACCGAACAGCGGCTGCCCGGCTGGCTGGCCGAGAACGCCACGGGCGCGGCCGAATCGGTGCTGACCGCGACCCGCGAACTGGCGGGTGAACCCGACGCGGACACCGATCGGGTCGCCGAGATCCTCACCGGCTGGCTGCATTCCGATGTGAAGGCCGAACCGCTCAAGGCGGCCCAGGGCGCGATCTGCGCCCAGGGTTTCCGCTCCGGCGCCCTGCACGGCCGCTTCTTCGCCGACGTCGTGCCCGCCCTGTCCGCGTGGCACGCCGCCGGACTCCCGCTGTACGTGTACTCCTCGGGTTCCGAACGCAACCAACGAGATTGGTTCGCCTTCGCCGAACCCGGCGACCTGTCGGCCCTGATCACCGACCACTTCGACCTGGTCAGCGCGGGCCCCAAACGCGAGCCCGCCTCCTACGAACACATCGCCGCCCGCATCGCCGTCCCAGCCGCGAACATCCTGTTCCTCTCCGACCACCCGGACGAACTCGACGCCGCCGTCACCGCGGGCTGGCAGGTCATCGGCGTGCACCGCGAGGGCGAACCGAATCCGCCGCGCGCGCCACACCGCTGGGTGGGATCGTTCGCCGAGATCGAGGTCGGGGCGAGCGCCTAG
- a CDS encoding alpha/beta fold hydrolase yields the protein MPYVHSDSVNIHFRTGAVRGPTVLLAHGFLMDESMFDPIRTILARNDINVVAWDARGHGRTGYGADPRFDYWDLAEDGLRVLDAVGVETAVVGGMSQGGYTALRIALLAPERVSGLALLDTEADSCTRADEKYYEEFFDNWCGTAELVPLAEQLAPQLIGGDRPDIWRWWITRWLTHDRTALYPAARCLIDRDSVVGRLGEITAPALVLRGEHDYNSTAGKCALLAAGLPGAGAVRTVPGAGHGCAVTHPEDVAAALIELVTACTPHSPAPVAAAGI from the coding sequence ATGCCTTATGTGCACTCGGATTCGGTGAACATCCATTTCCGTACCGGCGCGGTCCGTGGGCCGACGGTACTGCTGGCCCATGGTTTCCTGATGGACGAGTCGATGTTCGATCCGATTCGAACGATCCTGGCGCGCAACGACATCAATGTCGTCGCCTGGGACGCCCGTGGTCACGGCCGCACCGGGTACGGCGCCGATCCCCGTTTCGACTATTGGGACCTGGCCGAGGACGGGCTGCGCGTCCTCGACGCCGTGGGGGTGGAGACCGCCGTGGTGGGCGGTATGAGCCAGGGCGGATACACGGCGCTGCGCATCGCCCTGCTGGCGCCGGAGCGGGTCAGCGGCTTGGCGCTGCTCGACACCGAAGCGGATTCGTGCACCAGGGCCGACGAGAAATACTACGAGGAATTCTTCGACAATTGGTGCGGCACCGCGGAATTGGTGCCGCTGGCCGAACAGCTCGCGCCGCAATTGATCGGTGGCGACCGCCCCGACATCTGGCGCTGGTGGATCACCCGCTGGCTCACCCACGACCGCACGGCGCTGTATCCGGCGGCTCGCTGCCTCATCGATCGCGATTCGGTGGTCGGGCGCCTCGGGGAGATCACCGCGCCCGCCCTGGTCCTGCGGGGCGAGCACGACTACAACAGCACGGCCGGGAAATGCGCGCTGCTGGCCGCGGGCCTACCGGGCGCGGGCGCGGTGCGGACGGTGCCCGGCGCGGGTCACGGCTGCGCCGTCACCCATCCCGAGGACGTCGCCGCCGCCCTGATCGAGCTGGTCACCGCATGCACGCCGCATTCTCCCGCTCCGGTCGCGGCCGCCGGGATCTAG
- a CDS encoding helix-turn-helix transcriptional regulator, producing the protein MLRRLRDDRRISREKLAFAAGVSSSYITHLESGDRDRPTQAVIEALVRYLDRIAPVSDIERRHLWDLAGLAPVDNPSVEDLRAEINDEMRRALSLQAPNLAAYVDTRWNVLAGNDAYHHAFPGLVEDVNILRWFFGNPLSRKVMVEWEKESTLTVHWLRGLIGQQGGADWAAELLDELAQYPDFRRIWDDGDTVYGREHTAMRLCDLHTGEYYTVDVQLFRLDSVAYPGRIQFYLAVRGPDGG; encoded by the coding sequence TTGCTGCGGCGACTGCGCGATGATCGGCGGATTTCCCGGGAAAAACTGGCCTTCGCGGCCGGTGTCAGCTCGAGTTACATCACCCATCTGGAGAGCGGTGACCGGGACCGTCCCACGCAGGCCGTGATCGAGGCGCTGGTGCGTTATCTCGACCGGATCGCGCCGGTCAGCGATATCGAGCGCAGGCACCTGTGGGACCTGGCCGGCCTGGCCCCGGTGGACAATCCGTCGGTCGAGGACCTGCGCGCCGAGATCAACGACGAGATGCGCCGCGCGCTGTCGCTGCAGGCGCCGAATCTGGCCGCCTACGTCGACACCCGCTGGAATGTGCTGGCCGGCAACGACGCCTATCACCACGCGTTTCCCGGACTGGTCGAGGATGTCAACATCCTGCGCTGGTTCTTCGGCAACCCGCTCTCGCGCAAGGTGATGGTGGAGTGGGAGAAGGAATCGACGCTGACCGTGCACTGGCTGCGCGGTCTGATCGGCCAGCAGGGCGGCGCCGACTGGGCTGCCGAACTGCTCGACGAGCTCGCGCAGTATCCCGACTTCCGGCGGATCTGGGACGACGGCGACACCGTGTACGGCCGTGAGCACACCGCCATGCGGCTGTGCGACCTGCACACCGGCGAGTACTACACCGTCGATGTCCAGCTGTTCCGGCTCGATTCGGTCGCCTATCCGGGCCGCATCCAGTTTTACCTGGCGGTTCGCGGCCCGGACGGCGGCTAG